The DNA sequence GATAAATTCTCGTAATCAATCCATTTGGATCATTAGTCAGGTTATTGGATTCTATACTGTACGTTTTAGTTTTAAAAATCTGATGGGTATTTCTGATCGTAATTATTTTAGCCCATGTATCATACACGGCTTTTCTGTTTACGTTTGTATCATAGTTTAAAGTGAATGCAACAGGCTTTTCATCGGTTCTGCACCCGTTGTTGATGGTACCATCCGCACATCTGTTGATACTGAACTCATATCCTAATTCCCCAAACTGCCAGATCATTTTCGGGCCGGGAATGGTAAAGAAAGTCGCTCCGAAAGTCTTCATTCTTTCAAGAGCAGTATTAAGATTTTTAACATCATAACTTCCATTAACAGCTCCGTAAGCAAGGTTTTTAAACATCAGCCTTTCTTCATCATGGCTTTCTCCATACCCTACAGCGCGCATATTGGTAAAACCATGAAGGCTATGATTCATTCTGTCATAATTACTGTTGTCTTTATATCCCATGGTATTCTGGTTATAAGGATCGGTTTGTTTATTCCAAAGCATCACTCCCTTTCCTTCTGCTACTCTGTAGTTTGCCCATTGCTGCTCTTCTGCATCCGTTCCCAGGTGTTCAAAGATCATATATGAATTGGGATCAATTGCCCATTGCCTGTCTGCATAATGTTTCATAATGTCAACCCTGTCCTGCTGATAAGCATTGGTACAGGCTTCATCATTTTCAGAGCAGCTTTGGGTAAATCCTTTGGTTAAATCCCAGCGGAATCCGTCAATGTGATACTCTGTCAGCCATTGCTGAAGACATCTTTCAACGTAATATTGAGTTGAAGGGCTTGTATGATTAAAATCGTTAAATACATTGTATGAATGTTTCGGAACCTGATTGAAATAAGGGTTGTCTGCAGCCACATTTCCATAGCCATCACCATCCGGATCTATATTCCAGAGCCTTACCAGGGGTGAACGTCCTGTTGCGTGGTTAAATGCAACATCCAGAATAACCGCAATTCCATTCTGGTGGCACAGGTCTACAAATTCTTTGAATTTTTCAGGAGTTCCATAGGCTTTATCCAGTGCATAATGGAAAGAGGTGTTGTAACCCCATGAAAGATTGCCATCAAATTCCATGATGGGAAGTAATTCTATTGCATTGATCTTTAGGTTTTTTAAATAAGAAATTTTATTAATCAATGACTGCCAGTTCTTTTCCTGTGTGAAATCTCTCAATAATAATTCATAGACCACCAGATCTTCTTTCGCTGGTCGTTGAAAATTGGTTGTCTGCCAGTTATAAGCGGCCTGACCAGTTTTAAATGTTGAAACTTCAAACCCTTGGCCGGCAGGAAATGCTGGTAGATTTGGATAGGTTGAAGCTGAAATCCAAGCATCATCATAAGAAGATAAAATCTGTGGTGAATAAGGGTCTGCCACTTTTCTCAGATCATTTGTTCTGTACTGGAAAGTATAGAGTTGCTGAGGAGTCAGGCCAATTAACTCAATCCAATAAAGATCCGGATTTGTAGTATCTCTCTTCATTAAATATGTGTCATTCACCATCCAGTTATTAAAACTTCCGATGACATGTACAAAACTTTTGCCCGGTGCATATAATGCAAGCCCTACCTTGGTCTGATCTGTCGGATGATAATTAATCCCCTGTTTAATCCAGTTTGGAATGGCTTCTGAAACAACATTTCTTGGAACCTGTAAAATGAATGTTGCAGCTTTAGAATTGGTTCCCTGGGTCGCAACAAGTTCCATACTGGCATCCTGAGTAACGGTATAACTATAAGAATAAGACTGTGAAGGAGTTGTCGTTGAGTTGACAACAATTCCGTTTGCTTTTAGCTGAAATGTTGCGTTGGTATTTGTCGCAGCTGTAATATTGATAGCATTTCCTACCGGAACAGAAGTCAGGCTATTAGCCAGCGGATTGGTAAGATTTAAGCTTAAAGTACCCACATTCACAAATATGTCCGGAGAGGTCTGATGGGATCCTGTTTTATCTTTCAATAAAAATCCAAACCTTCCGATTCCTGTTCTTCCATAAAAAGAAGTGGGTGTAAAAGTGAGTGAATAACTGTCTGTTGCTGCATTATAATTCAGCTTATTCAGATCATTGGAATTGTTCCAGCTTCCATTGGTAGGACAATCCTGGCTGTTCTGATAATTGGTATCAAAAGACCATGTCCAGATATAAATGGCATTATTGGAAACTCCCCATGCAGACTCATCAATCTGATCTCCGGGAACAGTAAGGGTAACAGCATCTGTCTCGTTGAATGGATTTGGACTGATGGAGTAATTGATCTGTCCAAAAACAGCCATTGCAATCAACAGAAAAACAACGGAATAAAGCTTTTTCATTTCTTATTTTTTATCGAATATAGTATAAATTTTTCTTCATAACGAGTATTCTTGTCCACTCAGCATCAAATATTTCAATTTTCCGGGGAAAAAATAAATTAAAAAAAGGCTCATGAAAATTTCATGAGCCTCCCAATAAAAGTAATTGTAATGAACTATTTTTTGGACGAAAATCTTTCTTATTGCAATTCTGTTAGTCTTTTATAATCTTTTTAGAAACGGATTGTCTGTTCTTTAATTTTAATTCCACGATATATAACCCGGAAGGAAGTTCAGTCATATTGATCTGATGATCTGAGAACTGTGCATTCATTTTTTGTCCTACTGCATTAACAACGTTTACTTTGTCAATCGCAGAGTCTGATTTCACAGTAAGAATTCCTTTCGTTGGATTAGGATACATTCCTGTTACTGCGTTATTCAACCTGATATCTGAAGTACCTAAAGAAGATGAAGGTTTAATACATCTTACTGAAGACCCCTGTCCTCTCATAGCTCCAGCCGATGGATTGGCAATAGTTGATCCGATATACAGATACTTCGCCCCTAAACTTGATGTATCTGAACTCCAGAAATATCCTCTCTGGCCTACGAAAGTAAAGTTCCCGTCACTGGAGCTTCTGTATCCTCCTGCCGGTAATTTAAGATTGCTGCTGTAAGCTGTTGCCGGGTTACCGATACCTTCAGCTCCTATTAAAATCGTCCAATCTGCCTGTGAAGGCATTTTCCAGTCCGCTCCTATAGCTTTACATGGATCTACCCCAGTAGAGGCATTAGCTTGTGAAGCTGTTACTCCATTCCATGTGTCTGAACCTGCAAAACCTGCCCACCATGCCGGAGATCCTGCAATATATGCGCCTCCCACAGTACCAATTCCTTCCGGTGTATTAGGTGAAGGCGCTTGTGCTGTCTGTGAATTTCTAAGCTGGTGTCCATCGTCCCATCTACCCCATTGGAAAAGATCTCCATATGAATTCGCGTCTGCTATTGATGAAGCAACCTGTGTGCTTCCAAGGTTCTGCTGAAGCCAGATTTTTCCGTCAGCACCTCTTACCGTGGAATAAGCAACCTGCTGACCACGATACATAAAACTTACACAACCTACATCTCCTGCATTGGTTCCGGGGTCTGTATTGCTACATGTCTGAGGATTTAACGTCAGAGAAATTCTTTTCACTTTTGTAGTATTTTCAGAATAAGCAAGGACAAGATAATTGTTTGCCTTATCTATAGCAAGATCGTTGTATTTAGCTTCACCATCAGAGACAAAGTCACCTCCGAAAGCAACCCAGTTTTGTGAATCGTCTAATTTATAAACCGTGTTTCTCAGGAAATTGTCATTTTCAAAACGGCTGGCAACCACATATGGCTTCCCGGATTCTGTCACTGCCAAAGCTACATGCTGAACTTTTCCGTCTGAAAAATTAGCATTTCCAACCTGAACCCAAGAGTTTCCGTCAAACTTTTTAACATTCAGTTTTCTGCCGCCTCCTGAATTTGAAACATAGGCTACATAAATCGTATTAGATCCATCCAAAGCGATATCGGCATTGTATTGTTCTCCTGAAGAAGAAGCATCTGCAGCAGCACCTCCTACCAGATTCCAGTTTTGTGAAGGGCCTGCACCAGTACTGTTCTGATATACTTTTAAACCTCCGGAAACATTACATGTATACACCATATCATTGGTTCCAATCACCATTTCTGCAAATTCGGCACCTCCTGAAAAACCGGCATTTCCTACCTGTTCCCATGCACCTGCAGCATATCTTTTCACAGTTCCGGAGCCATAAGATCCATAAGTAAATATAATATTATCAGAAGATACTGCAGAAGCCTGATAATTTACAGAACTGTCTGTAGCATTGGGAAGCTGAGACCATAAGGATCCGGTATACAGACGAACTTCCATCCCTGACTCCGGATAACCAAGCTGATTGGTATAATAAAGGCTGTTTCCATTAGAACTTATAGACAATGAATTATAAGTTGCTGTTCCTGTTGTAACTCCCGCACTTCCTCCTAAATATGACCATGAATTCCCGTTAAATTTCTGAACAGAACCTTTGGCTACGGAAACATCATAATATGAGAGATAATAATTTCCTGAGTTGTCAATAACTAAATTGTTAAAGCTGCTTCCTCCTGCCGATACATCCTGAACGCCTCCAACATTTTCCCATTGCTGAGCATACAGGCAGCTTCCGGCAATCGTCAGCAACGATAGTCCCGTTCTGATTTTCTGTATTGCAAAATGTAAATCTCTAAACATATAAAATATTATTTTTAATTATTCTAAATTTAATTTAATTTTGCACAAAAGTACCTCACTTAATTAACCCCGAGTTATCATTTACGAACTTTTGGTTATCCTGTGAAGGACTTTTACCCTTAAGTAGTTGTACCATGGCTGTAAAAATGTGTTGTATGAGGAAATCATCTAAAAGTGGACTTTTGTTCAGATCCGAAGACATCAAAATTATCATGCAGGAAGATCTTAGCCCTGATCAAACCTTCAAATCTCATATGCTGGAAGGGAAGGCAAGCTTTAATCTTCTTTTTTTGTTAAGTGATTATATCAATTTGGAAGCACATGACTGCGGAACGAAATTTTATTTTAAGAAAAATCAATACATCCTCCATTATTCGTCCCAAGAAAGTACTGCCGAGCTATGGACAGAAAACCAGGAAGTTCTGAAATTTCTTCACATACAGATCAATTATCAATATATTTTCAACCTCATCAACCCGGATCTCAACCGTGAGAATGCAGAAATTCTGGAAAACATGACTCACAATAATTTCATATTTCTTCATAAAGAAACACCGCCGGATATGACCGTCGAAATGCATATGATCGTAAAGGAAATTCTGGGGTATACCAAAAAGGGAATTATGCAGAAGCTATTTATAGAAGCCAAGATCATCAAACTTCTTATTCTGATTTTTGAGCAGTTCAATGAGAAAAATATTCTGGAATCTAATCCTAAAACTCCTGAAATGATCAGAAAATTCATTGATGAAAATTACCACAGGAATATAAAAGCGGAAGAAATTGGAAAATATATGGGGATGAATCAAAGCATCATCAGAAAGGAATTCAAAGCTCAGTATCATACAACGATTGCTCATTACATATCGGAACTCAGAATGCTGAAGGCAAAGAAACTGATTACTAACAAAGAGATTATGATCAAAGAAATCGCTATTGAATGCGGTTATGAATATCTTCAAAACTTTACCCGGGCTTTTAAAAAGAAATTTGGAGTGTCTCCGGAAAGCCTCAGGAATAATAAATAGAAAAACCGCCTAACGAATTAAGCGGTTTTGTATATGTTGTTTTGCTTTGATATTACTTTTTCAGAATTCAGGTGAAAAAGCAATGACAATCAATTAATGATGATGTCCGTGATCGTGAAGGAAAGGTCCGTTTCCTTTAGGCTCGTTATAGATAACTTCTACACCTTCCTGCTCAGTAATAAGCTTTCTTCTGATATCTTCAGGATCGAAAGGCTTTACTTTTCCGAAATACTCTTTCAAACCTTCAGTTAGCCACATTGGGATTACTAATCCGAAGAACATAAAAATACACCAGAATCCCACTAAGAACATAGTGATGAAGAAAATAGTCCAAAGGAACTGGTAGAATGGCCAAAATGCTGATAATATCGTTATCATTCTCTTTAAGATTTTAGGCAAAAATAAAGCTTTTTTCTTTTTTACACAAAAGATCAGTGCTCTATTTTATTATTTATTTTCATTTTAAACTAATTAGTGAGCAAGATTTGCGAAGAAATCATTGCCTTTATCATCGGAAATAATGAATGCAGGGAAGTCTTTTACTTCGATTTTTCTTACCGCTTCCATTCCTAATTCCGGGAAGTCTACTACATCTACAGACACAATATTGTCTTTGGCAAGAATAGCAGCCGGCCCTCCGATGGATCCAAGGTAGAAACCTCCGTATTTATGGCAGGCATTGGTAACATCTTTACTTCTGTTTCCTTTTGCCAGCATGATCATGCTTCCACCGTGGCTTTGGAATTCATCTACATAAACGTCCATTCTCCCTGCTGTAGTAGGCCCAAAGCTTCCTGAAGCCATTCCTTCCGGAGTTTTTGCAGGTCCTGCATAATAGATTGGGTGATTTTTGAAATATTCCGGCATTGGTTTACCGCTGTCGATGATTTCTTTAATTTTTGCGTGTGCAATATCTCTTGCTACGATTAATGTTCCGTTTAGTTTCAATCTTGTTTTGATCGGATATTTGGAGAGTTCCGCAAGAATTTCCGGCATTGGTTTATTCAGGTTAATCTCAACCGCTTCTTCTAAGTGTGGAGGAGTATCAGGTAAGAATCTTTTTGGATCCTGCTCCAACTGCTCAAGGAAGATGCCTTCTTTTGTGATTTTCCCTTTGATATTTCTGTCCGCAGAACAAGAAACACCCATTCCTACAGGACAAGATGCAGCGTGTCTCGGAAGTCTGATCACTCTTACATCATGAGTAAGATATTTTCCTCCAAACTGAGCTCCGATAGCACTTTCCTGGCAGATTTTCTGTACTTTTGCTTCCCATTCAAGATCTCTGAATGCCTGTCCGGCCTCATTTCCTTCTGTTGGAAGATGGTCATAGTATTTTGCCGAAGCTTTTTTCACTGCCGCAAGGTTGGCTTCTGCAGAAGTTCCTCCAATTACCAATGCTAAGTGATAAGGTGGGCATGCCGCTGTTCCAAGGTCTGAAATTCTTTCTTTAACGAACTCTTCAAGAGACTTTTCGTTCAATAAAGATTTCGTCTTTTGGTATAAGAATGTTTTATTGGCTGAACCTCCTCCTTTTGTTAAGAATAAAAATTCGTAATAATCTCCTTTTTTGGCATAGATATCAATCTGTGCAGGAAGGTTAGATCCTGAATTCTTCTCATCAAACATGGTCAAAGGAACTACCTGAGAATATCTTAGGTTTCTTTTCTGATAGGTATTGAAAATTCCTTTGCTCAGGTATTCCCCATCCTCTACTCCTGTATATACATTTTCTCCTTTCTTTCCCATTACGATAGCCGTTCCCGTATCCTGGCATGAAGGAAGAGCTCCCTCAACGGCTACTGCAGCGTTTTGTAAAAGGTTATAAGCAACGAATCTGTCATTATCTGTAGCTTCAGGATCATCAATGATTCTTCTAAGGCTTTCCAGGTGTGAAGAACGAAGCATGAAAGAAACATCTGCCATAGCTTCTTCAGCTAATAGTTCCAGTCCTTTCGGATCAATTGTTAAAATTTCTCTGTCACCCAGTTTTTCAACCTTTACATAATCTGATGTAAGCTTCTTATACACCGTATCATCTTTCTGAATTGGATACGGATCCTGATATCTAAAGTCCATTCAATTTTTGTTTGTGCAAAAATACGGCTCATTAAAAAAATATGAGTAAAATCAGTCATTTAAATTGATATTTATAATGATTATAAATTGGAGGTTTGTGAGTTTATAAGTACCTTTATAGAAAGTTATTGTAATAGTAAAAGATTTAAAAATTACATAATTCAATTGAATGAAAAATATATTAATTATTTTTTTCTGTCTCGTATTGTACAGTAACAGCTTTGGTCAGTGTGAAAGTACAATACAGCTTTCGGGAACTTGGACCGGAGAAATTGAAGACCATCCAATTAAGTTTGAGATTTTGGAAAAAACGCCTGATTCGGTTACGTTTTCATTCATCAATTTTCAAAATGAGAAGTTTACAATTCTAAAATCTGATGTAACAGCTAATGAAAAAAATGAATTTGTTATCCATATTAAAGAAGCCAAATTCTCTTCACCACGTTACGAGAATTGTATCTTTTCTACAGGAGACATAATACTTTCAGACGTTTCTCAAAACAAGATGAAATTAAATTTAAAATCAGTTGGTCCTACATGTTTTATAAGCTATGATGTGTTAATGAATATGAATGACATAAAGGATCTCACTTTAACAAAAGAAAAATCAAATAAATAATATGAATTACAGAATAGAAAAAGACACCATGGGAGAAGTGCAGGTACCTGCAGACAAACTTTGGGGCGCACAGACGGAACGTTCCAGAAACAATTTTAAAATAGGACCTGAAGGTTCAATGCCGCATGAGATTATTGAAGCTTTTGCTTATCTGAAAAAGGCTGCAGCGTATACCAATACAGATCTGGGTATACTTCCTGCTGAAAAAAGAGACATGATCGCCAAGGTATGTGATGAAATTCTGGATGGAAAACTTAACGACCAGTTTCCTTTGGTGATCTGGCAGACGGGTTCCGGAACACAATCGAACATGAATGTCAATGAAGTAATTTCAAACAGAGCTCACGTCAACAACGGCGGAACATTAGGTGAAAAATCTGAAATCCACCCGAATGATGACGTCAACAAATCCCAGTCATCCAATGATACCTATCCTACTGCCATGCACATTGCGGCTTACACAAAAGTAGTGGAAGTAACCATTCCGGCGGTAGAGAAACTAAAAAATACGCTGGCTGAAAAATCAAAGGCCTTTAAAGATGTTGTAAAAATCGGGAGAACCCATTTAATGGATGCTACACCGCTTACTCTGGGACAGGAATTTTCCGGATATGTGGCACAACTGGAATTCGGATTGAGAGCTTTAAAAAATACATTACCTCACCTTTCTGAGCTTGCCTTAGGTGGAACAGCTGTAGGTACAGGTTTGAATACCCCTAACGGCTATGATGTAAAAGTGGCTGAATATATTGCTCAGTTTACGAAACATCCTTTTGTTACTGCTGAAAACAAGTTTGAAGCGCTTGCTGCTCATGATGCAATTGTAGAATCTCATGGTGCCTTGAAACAACTTGCGGTTTCTTTGTATAAAATTGCTCAGGATATAAGATTACTGGCATCAGGGCCACGTTCGGGAATCGGGGAAATTCATATTCCTGAAAATGAACCGGGATCTTCTATTATGCCAGGGAAAGTAAATCCAACTCAAAATGAAGCTATGACCATGGTTTGTGCCCAGGTTTTAGGAAATGATACGACAATTTCATTTGCCGGAACTCAGGGGAATTATGAACTGAATGTTTTCAAACCGGTAATGGCTTACAATTTCCTGCAATCTGCCCAATTGATCGCTGATGCATGTATTTCTTTCAATGATCATTGTGCTGTAGGCATTGAACCGAATCATGAGAGAATTAAAGAGCTTGTAGACAAATCATTAATGCTTGTTACCGCTTTAAACACTCATATCGGATACGAAAATGCAGCGAAGATCGCTAAAACAGCTCATAAAAACGGAACAACATTGAAAGAAGAAGCTATTAATCTTGGTCTTTTAACAGCTGAACAATTTGACGAATGGGTAAAACCGGAAGATATGGTAGGAAGTTTAAAGTAAGACTTTTCTACCTCAACCATAATAAAAACTCCGGGAGCTTTTCCGGAGTTTTTAATTTACTATCAATAGTTATTTAATCTAATCCGATGCTTAAACCGAATATTAATGCTTTATCATTTTTAAAATAGCTGTCTTTAAAGAAGTTGCTGAAATCTTTTTTAACAAATACACTGACGCTGTTATAGGAGAAAGTAAGCTGAGCTCCATACACGAAAGGATTTACCTGATAATTTCCGCGGTCTCTGGTTTCTCCGTCATTTCCTTTTACAATATTATTGGTAGACATTTTCACACCACCATATACATTAGCTCCTATTTTAAATCCGGTGTAATAACTTCTGTACTGAACATCCATCCCACCATTTTTAAGCTTGGAAAAGTTATACTGCATACCAAGAGGAACCATAATATACCCGGTTCTCAGCTTGCTTTTATCAAGATTCCCATTATACTGAGCCAAAGCCACCCCTTGATCTGCGTTTCTTGTAAAAAGCATATTGTTATCTGCCCTTACTGTTCTCCACGAAAATCCTAATCCGGAAATAACGGCCCACGGACTTGTTCTGCTGAGCTGATAGTTCAGTTTCAGGCCAAATTCCAGATTGTTGGCATATCCGATGTTTTTATCCAGGTCGTTATCTGGAGAGCTGTTCGTCAGAGTCATGATTCCGTATGAGAAATATCCTGTAAAGCTTCTGCTGGGGCGGAATTTTTTCAACAACTTTTCTTTGAGCTCTTCTTTGGAAGTAACGTCTGTATTCAAAAGTGAATATCTTACCTGTTTCTGAATAACGTCATCCAGATCAAATCCAAGTTCATCAATTCTTTTATCCATCTTCTCAGAATAACGGTCTGCAATCTGAGCTTTCTCCCTGTCAAAATCCGCTTTATCAAGGTTTCTTGCCTGCAAAACGACAAGTTCGTCCTCCATCAATTTTTTCTCTTCCTGAATGATGGTATTGATTTTCGTAGCATATTCTTCTACTTTTTCTTTTACAATTGGGCTTACTTCGGTGTCTTTTTTAGAAGAGAGGTTAATATTCAGTCCCTTCTTCTGTGCATGGAATGATGCTGAAATAGAGCATAGCAGTCCCATTACGATTAATTTCTTGATCATATTATTAATTTTTATTTTTTTACGGATAAATTATCTGGCATTCAAATCAATAGTCGTAGCCACGTTGCTTCCATCTTTTGTTTTTTCAATAACATCTTTATGTTCTACTGAAAAAAGGAGCGTAGAAGGGTCTACATATTTTTTCTTTTTAACCGGAGTTTTCAAAGAATCAGCTTTTGCCAGAAGTTTAGGATTAGAAATCTGAGGTATTTCCGGCTTCTTTACTGTGGATTCTCCGGGAATAAGTTTATTTTGACCTATTGTTACTGCAGAAATCATTTCTTCTTTATCGTGGGAAGGTGTTGTTATCTTTACTTCCTTTTTATCATGATTCTGAGCAGCCAACGGAGCACTATTCTGAACAGTATTTTTTATAATTTCTTCTGAAGTATTTTTTCTTGTTTGCTTTACAATTTCCGGTTGGATTTCTGAAGGCTGATTAAGAAAAAGCAGAACGACTCCTAAACTCAATGTCAACATCAGACATGCAGCCACTAAAAACCAGTTGATTTTTGATTTGGAGCGGTGATTATTGTTGTTCTGAAGATCAATTTCAGACCACAGATCACGTGAAGGAGTAATTTCTCTTTCCTCAATCTGCTTTTTGATGTGACATTCAATATTATCTTTAAACGTTTTCATTTCTCACTTTTTTTTGTTGTTGAAAGTAGATCTTTCTTAATTTTTCTTTTGCTCTGAACAGCTGTGTTTTGCTGACAGTTATTGAAATCTGCAAGGTATCAGCAATTTCCTGATGAGAATACCCTTCCAGCACGTACAGGTTAAAAACCATTCTGTAAGCATCAGGGAGCTGATCCAAAAGGTCCTGTGCATTAAAGTCACAATCAATCTCCGGTTCATGGATATCTTCATGAAAGGATTGGTTGATCTCATCCAGATAGAATACTGTTTTATGGCTTTTGATAAAATTCAGGCATTCATTCACGACAATTCTTCTTGCCCAGCTATCCAGGTTCGACTCTCCTCTGAA is a window from the Chryseobacterium indologenes genome containing:
- a CDS encoding fumarate hydratase; the protein is MDFRYQDPYPIQKDDTVYKKLTSDYVKVEKLGDREILTIDPKGLELLAEEAMADVSFMLRSSHLESLRRIIDDPEATDNDRFVAYNLLQNAAVAVEGALPSCQDTGTAIVMGKKGENVYTGVEDGEYLSKGIFNTYQKRNLRYSQVVPLTMFDEKNSGSNLPAQIDIYAKKGDYYEFLFLTKGGGSANKTFLYQKTKSLLNEKSLEEFVKERISDLGTAACPPYHLALVIGGTSAEANLAAVKKASAKYYDHLPTEGNEAGQAFRDLEWEAKVQKICQESAIGAQFGGKYLTHDVRVIRLPRHAASCPVGMGVSCSADRNIKGKITKEGIFLEQLEQDPKRFLPDTPPHLEEAVEINLNKPMPEILAELSKYPIKTRLKLNGTLIVARDIAHAKIKEIIDSGKPMPEYFKNHPIYYAGPAKTPEGMASGSFGPTTAGRMDVYVDEFQSHGGSMIMLAKGNRSKDVTNACHKYGGFYLGSIGGPAAILAKDNIVSVDVVDFPELGMEAVRKIEVKDFPAFIISDDKGNDFFANLAH
- a CDS encoding alpha-amylase family glycosyl hydrolase, translating into MKKLYSVVFLLIAMAVFGQINYSISPNPFNETDAVTLTVPGDQIDESAWGVSNNAIYIWTWSFDTNYQNSQDCPTNGSWNNSNDLNKLNYNAATDSYSLTFTPTSFYGRTGIGRFGFLLKDKTGSHQTSPDIFVNVGTLSLNLTNPLANSLTSVPVGNAINITAATNTNATFQLKANGIVVNSTTTPSQSYSYSYTVTQDASMELVATQGTNSKAATFILQVPRNVVSEAIPNWIKQGINYHPTDQTKVGLALYAPGKSFVHVIGSFNNWMVNDTYLMKRDTTNPDLYWIELIGLTPQQLYTFQYRTNDLRKVADPYSPQILSSYDDAWISASTYPNLPAFPAGQGFEVSTFKTGQAAYNWQTTNFQRPAKEDLVVYELLLRDFTQEKNWQSLINKISYLKNLKINAIELLPIMEFDGNLSWGYNTSFHYALDKAYGTPEKFKEFVDLCHQNGIAVILDVAFNHATGRSPLVRLWNIDPDGDGYGNVAADNPYFNQVPKHSYNVFNDFNHTSPSTQYYVERCLQQWLTEYHIDGFRWDLTKGFTQSCSENDEACTNAYQQDRVDIMKHYADRQWAIDPNSYMIFEHLGTDAEEQQWANYRVAEGKGVMLWNKQTDPYNQNTMGYKDNSNYDRMNHSLHGFTNMRAVGYGESHDEERLMFKNLAYGAVNGSYDVKNLNTALERMKTFGATFFTIPGPKMIWQFGELGYEFSINRCADGTINNGCRTDEKPVAFTLNYDTNVNRKAVYDTWAKIITIRNTHQIFKTKTYSIESNNLTNDPNGLITRIYLYDQAITTGIKNVVVLANYDTSAKNVVPYFPYTGQWQNLMDDNILNVASTTTPITLQPGEFRIFGNYAGTLSTTDPNAVHKLSLQIADNPIQNGVAKLIFNKAKNGEILIFDMTGKKLDSFKLNKENGTYEMKVSYPAGTYLVQLKSETGTAIQKMMIK
- the fumC gene encoding class II fumarate hydratase, encoding MNYRIEKDTMGEVQVPADKLWGAQTERSRNNFKIGPEGSMPHEIIEAFAYLKKAAAYTNTDLGILPAEKRDMIAKVCDEILDGKLNDQFPLVIWQTGSGTQSNMNVNEVISNRAHVNNGGTLGEKSEIHPNDDVNKSQSSNDTYPTAMHIAAYTKVVEVTIPAVEKLKNTLAEKSKAFKDVVKIGRTHLMDATPLTLGQEFSGYVAQLEFGLRALKNTLPHLSELALGGTAVGTGLNTPNGYDVKVAEYIAQFTKHPFVTAENKFEALAAHDAIVESHGALKQLAVSLYKIAQDIRLLASGPRSGIGEIHIPENEPGSSIMPGKVNPTQNEAMTMVCAQVLGNDTTISFAGTQGNYELNVFKPVMAYNFLQSAQLIADACISFNDHCAVGIEPNHERIKELVDKSLMLVTALNTHIGYENAAKIAKTAHKNGTTLKEEAINLGLLTAEQFDEWVKPEDMVGSLK
- a CDS encoding porin family protein, with the translated sequence MIKKLIVMGLLCSISASFHAQKKGLNINLSSKKDTEVSPIVKEKVEEYATKINTIIQEEKKLMEDELVVLQARNLDKADFDREKAQIADRYSEKMDKRIDELGFDLDDVIQKQVRYSLLNTDVTSKEELKEKLLKKFRPSRSFTGYFSYGIMTLTNSSPDNDLDKNIGYANNLEFGLKLNYQLSRTSPWAVISGLGFSWRTVRADNNMLFTRNADQGVALAQYNGNLDKSKLRTGYIMVPLGMQYNFSKLKNGGMDVQYRSYYTGFKIGANVYGGVKMSTNNIVKGNDGETRDRGNYQVNPFVYGAQLTFSYNSVSVFVKKDFSNFFKDSYFKNDKALIFGLSIGLD
- a CDS encoding T9SS type A sorting domain-containing protein; the protein is MFRDLHFAIQKIRTGLSLLTIAGSCLYAQQWENVGGVQDVSAGGSSFNNLVIDNSGNYYLSYYDVSVAKGSVQKFNGNSWSYLGGSAGVTTGTATYNSLSISSNGNSLYYTNQLGYPESGMEVRLYTGSLWSQLPNATDSSVNYQASAVSSDNIIFTYGSYGSGTVKRYAAGAWEQVGNAGFSGGAEFAEMVIGTNDMVYTCNVSGGLKVYQNSTGAGPSQNWNLVGGAAADASSSGEQYNADIALDGSNTIYVAYVSNSGGGRKLNVKKFDGNSWVQVGNANFSDGKVQHVALAVTESGKPYVVASRFENDNFLRNTVYKLDDSQNWVAFGGDFVSDGEAKYNDLAIDKANNYLVLAYSENTTKVKRISLTLNPQTCSNTDPGTNAGDVGCVSFMYRGQQVAYSTVRGADGKIWLQQNLGSTQVASSIADANSYGDLFQWGRWDDGHQLRNSQTAQAPSPNTPEGIGTVGGAYIAGSPAWWAGFAGSDTWNGVTASQANASTGVDPCKAIGADWKMPSQADWTILIGAEGIGNPATAYSSNLKLPAGGYRSSSDGNFTFVGQRGYFWSSDTSSLGAKYLYIGSTIANPSAGAMRGQGSSVRCIKPSSSLGTSDIRLNNAVTGMYPNPTKGILTVKSDSAIDKVNVVNAVGQKMNAQFSDHQINMTELPSGLYIVELKLKNRQSVSKKIIKD
- a CDS encoding RNA polymerase sigma factor; translation: MKLLFGNKKNDLLSLLKKQDPAAQKIFYEQNVKRFLSVSKSYVSDLYQAEDCLIKAFCKIFKHIESFRGESNLDSWARRIVVNECLNFIKSHKTVFYLDEINQSFHEDIHEPEIDCDFNAQDLLDQLPDAYRMVFNLYVLEGYSHQEIADTLQISITVSKTQLFRAKEKLRKIYFQQQKKVRNENV
- a CDS encoding helix-turn-helix domain-containing protein — its product is MRKSSKSGLLFRSEDIKIIMQEDLSPDQTFKSHMLEGKASFNLLFLLSDYINLEAHDCGTKFYFKKNQYILHYSSQESTAELWTENQEVLKFLHIQINYQYIFNLINPDLNRENAEILENMTHNNFIFLHKETPPDMTVEMHMIVKEILGYTKKGIMQKLFIEAKIIKLLILIFEQFNEKNILESNPKTPEMIRKFIDENYHRNIKAEEIGKYMGMNQSIIRKEFKAQYHTTIAHYISELRMLKAKKLITNKEIMIKEIAIECGYEYLQNFTRAFKKKFGVSPESLRNNK